A region of Vigna radiata var. radiata cultivar VC1973A chromosome 6, Vradiata_ver6, whole genome shotgun sequence DNA encodes the following proteins:
- the LOC106764960 gene encoding phosphatidylinositol 4-phosphate 5-kinase 1, which produces MREGLACDVAGVASSPAPPVVVTGRSRSQGFPRRVTPAALPLAPFSGSAVERVLPNGDFYAGSFSGNVPHGSGKYLWTDGCMYEGEWKRGKASGKGKFSWPSGATYEGQFKSGRMEGFGTFVGSDGDTYRGSWISDRKHGFGQKRYANGDLYEGCWKRNVQDGHGRYVWKNGNEYVGEWKNGVINGKGALVWANGNRYEGQWENGVPKGHGVMKIQHRLLWGENFSVKRFSVDGRGSVNNDKSFPRICIWESEGEAGDITCDIIDNVEASMFYRDGTTSDSEDLRRNPCCFASEVKRPGETISKGHKNYDLMLNLQLGIRYSVGKEGSTLRELKQSDFDPKEKFWTRFPSEGSKITPPHQSAEFRWKDYCPVVFRHLRKLFQVDPADYMLAICGDDALRELSSPGKSGSIFYLTQDDRFMIKTVKKSEVKVLLRMLRSYYQHVSRYENSLVTKFYGVHCVKPIGGQKIRFIVMGNLFCSEYPIHRRFDLKGSSHGRTTDKPKEDIDETTTLKDLDLNFAFRVQRNWFQELIKQIELDCEFLEAEKIMDYSLLVGIHFRDDNTCDKMGLSPFLLRTGNRDTYQNEKFMRGYRFLEAELQDRDRVKSGRKSLIRLGANMPARAERVARRSDFDQYTTVGISHLTPYSSGETYDVILYFGIIDILQDYDISKKLEHAYKSLQVDPSSISAVDPKLYSKRFRDFVGRIFIEER; this is translated from the exons ATGCGTGAAGGGCTTGCGTGTGACGTTGCCGGCGTGGCGTCGTCTCCGGCACCACCGGTGGTTGTGACGGGACGGAGCCGTTCGCAGGGATTTCCACGGCGAGTGACGCCCGCGGCGCTGCCTCTGGCGCCGTTTTCTGGATCGGCGGTTGAGCGTGTTCTTCCTAACGGCGACTTCTACGCCGGGAGCTTCTCCGGCAACGTTCCTCACGGATCGGGGAAGTACCTGTGGACTGACGGGTGCATGTACGAGGGTGAGTGGAAGCGGGGAAAGGCCTCCGGCAAGGGGAAATTCTCGTGGCCCTCGGGCGCGACCTATGAGGGCCAGTTCAAATCGGGTAGAATGGAAGGGTTTGGAACCTTTGTCGGATCCGACGGCGACACCTACCGTGGGTCGTGGATCTCCGACCGGAAACACGGGTTTGGACAGAAGCGCTACGCGAACGGGGACTTGTACGAAGGGTGTTGGAAGCGCAACGTGCAGGACGGTCACGGACGTTACGTCTGGAAGAACGGGAACGAGTACGTCGGGGAATGGAAGAACGGCGTGATTAACGGCAAGGGTGCTCTGGTGTGGGCCAACGGGAATCGTTACGAGGGGCAGTGGGAGAACGGGGTCCCCAAGGGTCACGGCGTTATGAAGATTCAGCATCGTTTGCTCTGGGGCGAGAATTTCAGCGTGAAGCGTTTCTCCGTTGACGGAAGAGGGAGCGTAAATAATGACAAGAGTTTTCCCAGGATTTGCATCTGGGAGTCGGAGGGTGAAGCGGGAGACATCACGTGCGATATTATCGATAATGTGGAAGCGTCCATGTTTTACCGTGACGGAACGACGTCGGATTCTGAAGATTTGAGAAGGAACCCTTGTTGTTTCGCCAGCGAAGTGAAGAGACCCGGGGAAACAATTTCGAAAGGTCATAAGAATTATGACTTGATGCTTAATCTGCAATTGGGGATAAG GTACTCTGTTGGGAAGGAGGGTTCCACTTTGCGGGAGCTTAAACAGAGTGATTTTGATCCGAAGGAGAAGTTCTGGACTAGGTTTCCCTCCGAGGGATCCAAGATTACGCCGCCGCATCAGTCCGCCGAGTTTAGATGGAAGGATTACTGTCCGGTGGTTTTTAG GCATTTGAGAAAGCTGTTTCAGGTCGATCCTGCTGATTACATGTTGGCTATATGTGGGGATGATGCTCTTCGGGAGCTTTCTTCTCCTGGGAAAAGTGGAAGCATCTTCTACTTGACCCAGGATGATAGATTCATGATAAAGACGGTGAAGAAATCTGAAGTCAAG GTGCTTCTTCGGATGCTTCGAAGTTATTATCAACATGTTTCTCGATATGAGAATTCACTTGTGACAAAATTCTATGGGGTGCACTGTGTTAAGCCGATTGGAGGCCAGAAG ATCCGGTTCATTGTGATGGGCAATCTTTTTTGTTCCGAATATCCAATTCATAGACGATTTGACTTGAAAGGATCTTCACATGGGCGCACCACAGATAAACCTAAGGAGGACATTGATGAAACGACCACCCTCAAAGACCTTGATCTCAACTTTGCGTTTCGTGTACAAAGAAATTGGTTTCAGGAACTCATCAA ACAAATTGAGCTGGACTGTGAGTTCTTGGAAGCCGAGAAAATTATGGATTACAGTCTTCTAGTTGGCATTCATTTTCGTGATGATAATACGTGTGACAAAATGGGGCTTTCACCTTTTCTCCTGCGCACTG GCAATAGGGATACTTATCAGAATGAGAAGTTCATGCGTGGTTATCGCTTTCTTGAAGCAGAGCTACAAGATAGAGATAGAGTTAAATCTGGAAG GAAATCATTGATTAGGCTAGGAGCCAATATGCCTGCAAGAGCTGAGCGAGTGGCACGGAGGAGTGACTTCGATCAATACACCACTGTTGGAATCAGCCATTTGACCCCTTATAGTAGCGGGG